A single Mesomycoplasma ovipneumoniae DNA region contains:
- the rplX gene encoding 50S ribosomal protein L24 encodes MQKIRKNDSVVVLSGDDKGKVSSVLEIIPAKNAAIVKDVNIKTKHRKPSNQNTKGEIVTYEAPILLSKLALVAKKAGKDKPAVPTRVGFKVENGKKTRIAKKTGKAI; translated from the coding sequence ATGCAAAAAATTCGTAAAAATGATTCAGTTGTAGTTTTATCTGGCGATGACAAAGGTAAGGTTTCATCTGTCCTTGAAATAATTCCTGCCAAAAATGCGGCAATTGTTAAAGATGTCAACATTAAAACAAAACACCGTAAACCTTCAAATCAAAATACAAAAGGTGAAATTGTCACTTATGAGGCGCCAATTTTACTTTCAAAACTAGCACTTGTTGCCAAAAAAGCTGGAAAAGATAAGCCAGCCGTGCCAACTCGTGTTGGTTTTAAAGTCGAAAATGGTAAAAAAACCCGAATTGCAAAAAAAACAGGAAAGGCTATTTAG
- the rplN gene encoding 50S ribosomal protein L14 — MVQEQSRLNVADNSGAKIVGVIRNLGGSVKKTSNIGDIVVVSVKKAIPNGMLKEGQVVKALIVRSTYGLRRPNGSHIKFDDNAVVIIKEDGTPRGTRVFGPIAREIREKGYLKIASLAQEVL; from the coding sequence ATGGTTCAAGAACAATCTCGTTTAAATGTTGCTGACAATTCGGGCGCAAAAATTGTTGGTGTAATTCGAAATTTAGGTGGATCTGTTAAAAAAACTTCAAATATTGGCGACATTGTTGTAGTTTCTGTTAAAAAAGCAATTCCTAACGGAATGCTCAAAGAAGGACAAGTCGTAAAAGCACTAATTGTCCGTTCAACATATGGTCTTCGTCGTCCAAATGGTTCACATATAAAATTTGATGACAATGCAGTTGTGATTATCAAAGAGGATGGAACCCCAAGAGGAACACGTGTTTTTGGACCAATTGCCAGAGAAATCCGTGAAAAAGGTTACCTAAAAATCGCTTCACTGGCGCAGGAGGTTCTCTAA
- the rpsQ gene encoding 30S ribosomal protein S17, translating into MNNNLEKMPQKRNLRKTLQGKVIRTSEKTIMVSVETAYKHKLYGKRFKKTKKFATHDQAGTANVGDFVKIAECRPISKTKHFRLVEVLQKKGEV; encoded by the coding sequence ATGAACAATAATTTAGAAAAAATGCCCCAAAAGCGTAATCTTCGTAAAACATTGCAAGGAAAAGTGATTCGCACTTCTGAAAAAACAATAATGGTTTCTGTTGAGACAGCTTATAAACATAAACTTTATGGAAAACGGTTCAAAAAAACTAAAAAATTTGCAACTCATGACCAAGCAGGAACAGCAAATGTTGGTGATTTTGTTAAAATAGCAGAATGCCGTCCAATTTCAAAAACAAAACATTTCCGTCTAGTTGAAGTTTTACAAAAAAAAGGAGAAGTCTAA
- the rpmC gene encoding 50S ribosomal protein L29: MEYKELLKKTPSELNSLLLEYRSELFTLRFKNQSSNLDQTHKISQIRKIIARILTILSEQKLAQSPKPKKLTKKQKKAQKVVFAKSPKSIKAHFNAHIKPLLAPKIQTKPAEMSSQNEQ, from the coding sequence ATGGAATATAAAGAACTTTTAAAAAAAACACCAAGCGAACTTAACTCTCTTCTTCTTGAATACCGTTCTGAATTATTTACTTTAAGATTTAAAAATCAAAGTTCAAATTTAGATCAAACTCATAAAATCAGCCAGATTCGTAAAATAATTGCCCGAATTTTAACAATTCTATCTGAGCAAAAATTAGCCCAAAGTCCAAAGCCAAAAAAACTCACCAAAAAGCAAAAAAAAGCACAAAAAGTCGTATTTGCAAAATCGCCAAAATCAATCAAAGCCCATTTTAATGCACATATCAAGCCGCTTTTAGCCCCAAAAATTCAAACAAAACCAGCAGAAATGAGTAGCCAAAATGAACAATAA
- the rplP gene encoding 50S ribosomal protein L16: MLQPKKTKHRKTFRLYHDKREAHSGNFLAFGDYGLQAVGSAWISAAQIEAARIAITRRMGREGQVIIRIFPHLSLTSKPIGVRMGSGKGSVDRWVAVVKKNTMMFEIKGVKDDVARDALRLGGHKLPLKWKIVTIS, translated from the coding sequence ATGTTGCAACCAAAAAAAACTAAGCACCGTAAAACTTTCCGTCTTTATCACGATAAACGGGAAGCACACTCAGGAAATTTTTTAGCCTTTGGTGACTATGGACTTCAAGCCGTTGGTTCAGCTTGAATTTCTGCAGCCCAAATTGAAGCTGCCCGTATTGCAATTACAAGAAGAATGGGGCGTGAAGGTCAAGTTATTATTCGAATTTTTCCACATTTGTCCTTAACTTCTAAGCCAATTGGAGTTCGAATGGGATCTGGAAAAGGTTCAGTTGATCGTTGAGTCGCTGTTGTTAAGAAAAATACAATGATGTTTGAAATTAAAGGTGTAAAAGACGATGTTGCTCGTGATGCACTTCGACTTGGTGGGCATAAATTACCACTAAAATGAAAAATAGTAACTATATCTTAG
- the rpsC gene encoding 30S ribosomal protein S3 gives MGQKVNPNGFRFGITRAHNAIWYADKNKFATNLLEDVKIHRFFEKLTREYQIGNTIIRRDRNNAITVLVYTARLGSFLGSSGENLKKIVEQLKKTLKNRKIVLHIDAIEITNPELNAKLMAETIAQKLEQRGSYRIAQKFAIRTALKAGAKGVKTLVSGRLNGVEMARSEGYAEGEMKLHTLRQNVEYATAIAKTTYGILGVKVWVSLGETRQKIDIESVIRSDKRR, from the coding sequence ATGGGACAAAAGGTAAATCCAAATGGTTTCCGTTTTGGAATAACAAGAGCTCATAATGCAATTTGGTATGCAGACAAAAATAAATTTGCCACTAATTTGTTAGAAGATGTTAAAATTCACCGTTTTTTTGAAAAATTAACCCGTGAATACCAAATTGGAAACACAATAATTCGTCGTGATCGCAATAATGCAATTACTGTTTTAGTCTATACAGCAAGACTTGGTTCATTTCTTGGATCTTCAGGCGAAAATCTGAAAAAAATTGTTGAACAACTGAAAAAAACTCTTAAAAACCGCAAAATTGTTTTACACATTGATGCAATTGAAATCACAAATCCTGAATTAAATGCAAAATTAATGGCTGAAACAATCGCCCAAAAACTTGAACAACGTGGATCCTACCGAATTGCCCAAAAATTTGCAATTCGAACCGCACTAAAAGCGGGGGCAAAAGGGGTAAAAACACTTGTCTCTGGTCGTCTTAATGGTGTTGAAATGGCTCGTTCTGAAGGTTATGCCGAAGGTGAAATGAAATTGCACACTCTACGTCAAAATGTTGAATATGCAACCGCAATTGCAAAAACAACTTACGGAATTTTGGGCGTTAAAGTTTGAGTCTCACTTGGTGAAACCAGACAAAAAATTGATATTGAATCTGTTATAAGAAGTGATAAAAGGAGATAA
- the rpsS gene encoding 30S ribosomal protein S19, with protein MARSLKKGPFADEHLLKKVDDAIMKNSRKPIKTWSRRSTIFPQFVGLTFLVHNGKIFNEVYVTDDMVGHKLGEFSPTRTYYGHGKDKAKKK; from the coding sequence ATGGCTCGTTCACTTAAAAAAGGTCCATTTGCTGATGAGCATCTTCTTAAAAAAGTTGATGATGCAATTATGAAAAATTCACGCAAACCAATTAAGACTTGATCACGCCGGTCAACTATTTTTCCCCAGTTTGTTGGTCTAACTTTTTTGGTCCACAATGGCAAAATTTTTAACGAAGTTTATGTTACCGATGATATGGTAGGTCACAAATTAGGTGAGTTTTCACCAACAAGAACTTATTATGGGCATGGAAAAGACAAGGCTAAAAAGAAATAA
- the rplB gene encoding 50S ribosomal protein L2 — MALKYYKPTTNGRRHMSSLDFGANLTTNKPEKSLLVTLKKHSGRNAQGKITVRHQGGRHKRKYRLIDFKRNKDNIPAIVKTIEYDPNRSANIALVSYIDGEKRYILAPKNLKVGQKIASGPEADILVGNCLPLKNIPEGTFVHNLELHPGAGGQLIRSAGTWAQIQGRDESGKYVILKLKSGEYRRILSTCRATVGVVGNEENSLVNIGKAGRNRHKGIRPTVRGSVMNPNDHPHGGGEGKQPIGRKTPLTPWGKKALGVKTRNPKKASTKLIIRSRKESKK, encoded by the coding sequence ATGGCGCTTAAATATTATAAACCAACAACAAACGGCCGTCGTCATATGTCTTCACTTGATTTTGGCGCAAATTTAACAACAAATAAACCAGAAAAGTCTTTGCTTGTAACTTTAAAAAAACATTCAGGTCGTAATGCTCAAGGTAAAATTACCGTTAGACATCAAGGTGGACGGCACAAAAGAAAATACCGTCTAATTGATTTTAAAAGAAACAAAGACAATATTCCCGCAATTGTAAAAACAATTGAATATGACCCAAATCGTTCAGCAAATATTGCGCTTGTTTCTTATATTGACGGTGAAAAACGTTACATTTTAGCACCTAAAAATCTAAAAGTAGGACAAAAAATTGCCTCTGGTCCTGAGGCTGATATTCTTGTTGGAAACTGCCTGCCGCTTAAAAATATTCCTGAGGGTACTTTTGTTCACAATCTCGAACTCCATCCAGGTGCAGGGGGTCAACTAATTCGTTCAGCCGGAACTTGAGCCCAAATTCAAGGTCGTGATGAAAGCGGAAAATACGTTATTCTTAAACTAAAATCAGGAGAATACCGTCGAATTTTATCTACTTGCCGGGCAACTGTTGGTGTAGTTGGAAATGAAGAAAATTCACTTGTTAACATCGGAAAAGCAGGAAGAAATCGTCACAAAGGAATTAGACCAACCGTTCGTGGATCAGTAATGAATCCAAATGATCACCCACATGGAGGTGGAGAAGGTAAACAACCAATTGGACGTAAAACTCCACTTACTCCTTGAGGTAAAAAAGCACTTGGAGTTAAGACAAGAAATCCGAAAAAAGCTTCAACTAAATTGATAATCCGTTCAAGAAAGGAATCTAAAAAATAA
- the rplW gene encoding 50S ribosomal protein L23 — protein sequence MNVNNIIKGPILTEKSYQLMSQGVYSFKVSPTTNRSETKKAVEYIFNVKVEKVNIFTVPKKEKKLGKSRGFSTKYKKAFVKLKPGYTINLFEDETPAAASIDQTNKDQQEFSQQIEEKRAELEQKNQEIAQKLAKKQAAESQKTEENQPENQPENQTNEQGETN from the coding sequence ATGAACGTAAATAATATTATTAAAGGTCCAATTTTAACTGAAAAATCCTACCAGTTAATGTCTCAAGGAGTTTATTCTTTTAAAGTAAGTCCGACAACAAATCGTTCTGAGACAAAAAAAGCTGTTGAATACATTTTTAATGTCAAAGTTGAAAAAGTTAATATTTTCACTGTTCCAAAAAAAGAAAAAAAACTAGGAAAATCACGTGGTTTTAGTACTAAATACAAAAAAGCATTTGTAAAATTAAAACCAGGATATACAATTAATCTTTTTGAGGACGAGACTCCAGCTGCAGCAAGCATTGACCAAACCAACAAAGACCAACAAGAATTTAGTCAACAAATTGAAGAAAAAAGAGCTGAGCTAGAGCAAAAAAATCAAGAAATAGCCCAAAAACTTGCAAAAAAACAGGCAGCCGAAAGTCAAAAAACTGAGGAAAATCAGCCTGAAAATCAGCCTGAAAACCAAACTAACGAACAAGGAGAGACAAACTAA
- the rplD gene encoding 50S ribosomal protein L4 gives MNKNTPISIQSAKYENIVKFNPDKALPEVLFEKRELKTQAIFDSILAERASRRFSTHKVKNRGEVSGTGKKPWKQKSTGKARAGSRRSPIFVGGGRAFGPTTLRNYTLKVNKKVKKLAFVGALSQLAQNHQVLVNDFSMDKISTKLLVEQLKTFKIDKLRHILIASTDTNLFLSARNLPNVELVKPNSITVESLVKTDLLIISENDISSLKKRIEDERK, from the coding sequence ATGAATAAAAACACACCAATTTCAATTCAGAGCGCAAAATACGAAAATATTGTTAAATTTAACCCTGATAAAGCTCTTCCAGAAGTTTTATTTGAAAAAAGAGAACTAAAAACTCAAGCTATTTTTGACTCAATTTTGGCCGAAAGAGCCTCACGCCGTTTTTCAACTCACAAAGTTAAAAACCGTGGTGAAGTTTCAGGGACAGGTAAAAAACCTTGAAAACAAAAATCAACCGGGAAAGCCCGTGCTGGATCAAGAAGATCACCAATTTTTGTTGGCGGGGGTCGTGCTTTTGGACCGACAACTTTAAGAAATTACACTCTAAAAGTAAACAAGAAAGTAAAAAAATTAGCTTTTGTTGGTGCCCTTTCCCAACTAGCACAAAATCACCAAGTTTTAGTAAATGATTTTTCAATGGACAAAATTTCAACTAAACTTCTGGTAGAACAGTTAAAAACCTTTAAAATTGATAAACTTCGTCACATTTTAATCGCCTCAACTGATACAAATTTATTTTTATCAGCAAGAAATTTACCAAATGTCGAGTTAGTAAAACCTAATTCAATAACAGTTGAATCACTAGTAAAAACTGATTTGTTAATCATTTCCGAAAATGATATTTCAAGTCTTAAAAAAAGGATTGAAGATGAACGTAAATAA
- the rplC gene encoding 50S ribosomal protein L3, protein MKGILGRKIGMTQLFTVEGVSIPVSVIEVPENIVTKILTKEEDNYEAIQLGVFDKKQSAHKKPELGHFAKADTKPKKFVREFRDFPGLKLGQSINVSIFSAGEFVDVIGTSKGKGFAGPIKRHNQAIGPRSHGGGGGSKPIRQTGSLGDISGNKVVKGMTMPGRLGHSRVTKQSLEIVKVDQENNLLIVKGSIPGPKKSFVMIRTAIKKSTSKTPINLFEVSPKDQELKHE, encoded by the coding sequence ATGAAAGGAATTTTAGGTAGAAAAATTGGAATGACACAACTTTTTACAGTTGAAGGTGTTTCAATTCCTGTTAGCGTCATTGAAGTTCCTGAAAACATAGTTACAAAAATTCTTACTAAAGAAGAAGATAACTATGAAGCAATTCAGCTCGGTGTTTTTGACAAAAAACAATCAGCTCACAAAAAACCTGAACTAGGTCATTTTGCAAAAGCTGATACAAAACCGAAAAAATTTGTTCGTGAATTCCGCGACTTTCCAGGTTTAAAATTAGGTCAAAGCATTAATGTTTCAATTTTTAGTGCTGGTGAATTTGTTGATGTAATTGGAACTTCAAAAGGAAAAGGTTTTGCTGGTCCAATTAAACGTCACAATCAAGCAATTGGACCTAGATCTCACGGTGGTGGGGGTGGTTCAAAACCAATTCGTCAAACTGGTTCACTTGGAGATATTTCCGGAAACAAAGTTGTTAAAGGAATGACAATGCCAGGACGTCTTGGACATTCTCGGGTAACTAAACAGTCACTTGAAATTGTCAAAGTTGATCAGGAAAATAATTTATTAATAGTAAAAGGTTCAATTCCTGGTCCAAAAAAATCATTTGTTATGATAAGAACCGCAATTAAAAAATCAACTTCTAAAACTCCCATTAATCTTTTTGAAGTTAGTCCCAAAGATCAGGAGTTAAAACATGAATAA
- the rpsJ gene encoding 30S ribosomal protein S10 translates to MSTTSIKIKFKSFDHRQIDAAAKKVILLARELNVETCGPVPLPTSRAIYTILRSVHVNKKSREQFESRTHKRLVILKVSPNNQKAVTEKISRTQLPAGVWLEIEVN, encoded by the coding sequence ATGAGCACAACATCAATAAAAATTAAGTTCAAATCGTTTGACCACCGTCAAATTGATGCTGCTGCTAAAAAGGTTATTCTTTTAGCGCGTGAACTTAATGTCGAGACATGTGGTCCGGTACCGCTGCCAACTTCAAGAGCGATTTATACAATTTTGAGATCTGTCCACGTTAATAAAAAATCTCGTGAACAATTTGAAAGTCGCACTCACAAACGGCTAGTAATTTTAAAAGTTTCGCCAAACAATCAAAAAGCAGTTACAGAAAAAATTTCACGAACACAATTGCCAGCAGGCGTTTGATTAGAAATCGAGGTAAATTAA
- a CDS encoding IS256 family transposase, with protein sequence MKKQQKTLSPFELEAKKLVDKYADYKKIKKEDFHNEISHMFKTFTEALLRAELSQHLGYEKSNRSKKGVHRPNKRNGFSDKTVNYNHNSFRLKIPRDRNGTFENKLLGKYETNLGDIEEQVFSLFASGMSYENIVNTIKSIYKKEISNAWISSVTDKLLPEIEKWKSRKIENSYPILYIDGMFFNVKENGVFVKKSLYLILAIDWDGNKKALGFWIKNTESASNWLDVFNELKTRGLEDVLIISCDNLSGISQAIEAVFPQTDVQKCVVHQIRNSLLKVSNKDKKEFVLDMKKIYQAANQEFAMQNLDKFAEKWGQKYPSIIKSWYTNFVELTTFFKYPYELRQAIYTTNLIESMNRIIRKNTKTKGGIQSVNYLSKITYLTLQNASTKWQKVRNWFMIKKQLEIIFPNRLNNVKLN encoded by the coding sequence GCTAAAAAACTTGTTGACAAATACGCTGATTATAAAAAAATAAAAAAAGAAGATTTTCACAACGAAATTTCGCATATGTTTAAAACTTTTACTGAGGCGCTCTTAAGGGCGGAATTAAGCCAACATTTAGGCTATGAAAAAAGTAACCGAAGCAAAAAAGGCGTGCATAGGCCAAATAAGCGAAACGGATTTTCGGACAAAACTGTGAATTATAATCATAATAGTTTTCGTCTAAAAATACCAAGAGATCGAAATGGCACTTTTGAGAACAAATTACTCGGTAAATACGAAACAAATTTAGGCGATATCGAAGAGCAAGTGTTTTCACTTTTTGCATCAGGAATGTCATATGAAAATATTGTTAACACAATAAAAAGTATCTATAAAAAAGAAATAAGTAATGCCTGAATTTCTTCAGTTACTGACAAATTATTGCCTGAAATTGAAAAGTGAAAATCGCGAAAAATTGAGAATTCCTATCCAATTTTGTACATTGATGGGATGTTTTTTAATGTTAAAGAAAACGGTGTTTTTGTCAAAAAATCACTTTATCTTATTCTTGCAATTGATTGGGACGGAAATAAAAAAGCACTGGGATTTTGGATTAAAAATACCGAATCAGCAAGTAATTGACTTGATGTTTTTAACGAACTAAAAACTCGCGGGCTGGAAGATGTTCTAATAATTTCTTGCGATAATCTAAGCGGAATTAGTCAAGCAATTGAAGCGGTTTTCCCGCAAACAGATGTTCAAAAATGTGTTGTTCACCAAATTAGAAACTCGCTTTTAAAAGTTTCTAACAAAGACAAAAAAGAGTTTGTCCTTGATATGAAAAAGATTTATCAAGCGGCTAATCAAGAATTTGCAATGCAAAATCTTGATAAATTTGCGGAAAAATGAGGCCAAAAATATCCTTCAATTATCAAGTCTTGGTATACAAATTTCGTTGAACTAACGACATTTTTTAAATATCCATATGAATTGAGGCAAGCAATTTATACGACAAATTTAATTGAGTCAATGAATAGAATAATTAGGAAAAATACAAAAACAAAAGGCGGAATTCAAAGTGTAAATTACCTTTCAAAAATAACTTATTTAACTCTCCAAAACGCATCTACAAAATGACAAAAGGTAAGAAATTGATTCATGATTAAAAAACAATTAGAAATTATTTTCCCTAATCGGTTAAATAATGTAAAATTAAATTAG